In Papaver somniferum cultivar HN1 chromosome 1, ASM357369v1, whole genome shotgun sequence, a genomic segment contains:
- the LOC113318811 gene encoding ankyrin repeat-containing protein At5g02620-like yields the protein MEKQKSFRRGMEKQKSFRGVMEKQSSFRGVMERQKSIRVALEKQLSFRDKKKVKESPGKRGDTPLHLACRGGNLIKVKEILQDCDSLKDVLTKQNRDGETALYAASEYGNAIIVSELLKHMDSESASIPAKNGYDSFHVAAKQGHLEVLKELLRSLPDLALTADSSNSTALHTAAMQGHIDVVNLLLETNVDLAKIARSNGKTVLHSAARMGHLEVVKSILRKDPGVGFRKDNKGQAALHMAVKGHNVEIVLEMVKPDKSVINLEDKNGNTALHIATKKGRTQVMRGLLSIEGININAINRAGETALDIAAKSENPEIALILKEVGAVSAKDSANPPNPAKQLKQTVSDIKHDVESQLHQTHQTGVRVQKIAKRLKKLHISGLNNAINSATVVAVLIATIAFAAIFTVPGQYVEVKSDGFTLGQAYIAKNAAFIIFFVFDSLALFISLAVVVVQTSVVVIEQKAKKQLMFVINKLMWLACLFISISFISLSYIVVGRHARWLAIYVTVIGALIMLTTLGAMCYCVVMHRMEESSMRNIRRASGSHSRSFSVSGISDTEILNNEYKRMYAV from the exons ATGGAGAAGCAAAAGAGTTTTCGCCGAGGAATGGAGAAACAGAAGAGTTTCCGTGGGGTAATGGAGAAACAATCGAGTTTCCGCGGTGTAATGGAGAGACAAAAGAGCATTAGAGTAGCGTTGGAGAAGCAGTTGAGTTTTAGAGACAAGAAAAAGGTCAAGGAGTCGCCGGGGAAGAGAGGTGATACACCACTTCATTTGGCTTGTAGGGGAGGGAATTTGATTAAGGTTAAAGAGATTTTGCAAGATTGTGATAGTTTAAAAGATGTGTTGACGAAGCAGAACAGGGATGGAGAGACTGCGTTATATGCAGCGTCGGAGTATGGTAATGCTATAATTGTTAGTGAGCTTTTGAAGCATATGGATTCCGAATCTGCTTCAATCCCGGCAAAGAATGGTTATGATTCATTTCATGTTGCAGCAAAGCAAGGCCATCTAG AGGTTTTGAAGGAGCTTCTGCGCTCTTTGCCTGATCTGGCGCTTACGGCAGATTCGTCGAACTCTACTGCACTGCATACAGCTGCAATGCAAGGTCATATTGATGTTGTCAATCTTCTTTTGGAGACCAATGTTGACCTAGCTAAAATTGCACGAAGCAATGGTAAGACTGTACTTCACTCTGCGGCAAGGATGGGACATTTGGAAGTGGTGAAATCCATATTACGTAAGGATCCAGGTGTTGGTTTTAGAAAAGATAACAAGGGACAAGCAGCATTGCATATGGCAGTGAAAGGGCATAATGTAGAAATTGTGCTTGAAATGGTTAAACCTGATAAATCAGTTATCAACTTGGAAGATAAGAATGGAAATACTGCATTGCATATTGCAACGAAGAAGGGCCGAACTCAA GTGATGCGCGGTTTGTTATCAATTGAAGGCATCAACATCAACGCTATAAACAGAGCAGGTGAAACGGCACTTGACATTGCCGCAAAGTCAGAAAATCCTGAAATCGCTCTCATTTTAAAAGAAGTTGGTGCTGTCAGTGCTAAAGACTCTGCAAACCCTCCTAATCCAGCAAAGCAACTAAAGCAAACTGTTAGCGACATAAAACATGATGTTGAGTCTCAACTTCATCAGACCCATCAAACGGGAGTTAGGGTacagaaaattgcaaagaggctCAAGAAACTGCACATCAGTGGTCTCAATAATGCCATAAACTCAGCCACTGTTGTTGCTGTTCTTATAGCAACCATTGCCTTTGCTGCCATTTTCACAGTACCTGGCCAGTATGTTGAGGTTAAATCAGATGGTTTCACACTTGGACAAGCCTATATTGCGAAGAATGCAGCGTTTATCATTTTTTTCGTGTTTGATTCTCTGGCTCTGTTCATTTCCTTGGCCGTGGTCGTGGTTCAAACATCGGTGGTTGTGATTGAGCAAAAAGCAAAGAAGCAACTCATGTTTGTAATAAACAAACTCATGTGGCTGGCTTGCCTGTTTATATCAATCTCCTTCATTTCGCTCTCTTACATCGTAGTGGGCCGCCATGCACGGTGGCTAGCCATTTATGTGACAGTGATCGGTGCCTTGATAATGCTGACTACCCTTGGTGCGATGTGTTATTGTGTTGTCATGCATAGAATGGAGGAATCAAGTATGAGGAATATAAGAAGAGCCTCTGGGAGTCATTCTCGTTCT
- the LOC113318816 gene encoding uncharacterized protein LOC113318816 isoform X2: MGTRKLVNRNRNRDNTRSSSSTPDFVLTWGKRKRVRAKSTSSSQPPPSRGQTEPIKSSSFVLQWGRKKRLRCRKVATATEHVTAAILSFIPDDIILDILTRLPVKSLLRFRCQGPCGYISSIAGSCPAVQSTCAFHA; this comes from the exons ATGGGAACTCGGAAATTAGTTAACCGGAATAGAAATCGGGATAATACAAGATCATCATCATCGACTCCAGATTTTGTATTAACATGGGGAAAACGTAAACGAGTTCGAGCTAAAAGCACATCATCTTCACAGCCTCCACCATCAAGAGGACAGACTGAGCCAATaaaatcatcatcgtttgtactacaatggggaagaaaaaaaagacttcGTTGCAG AAAAGTGGCAACAGCAACAGAACATGTGACAGCTGCAATATTGAGCTTTATTCCAGATGACATCATCCTTGACATCCTAACAAGGTTACCAGTAAAATCACTCTTAAGATTCAG GTGCCAAGGACCTTGTGGTTATATCAGTTCCATCGCTGGTTCATGTCCTGCTGTGCAATCTACTTGTGCTTTCCATGCTTGA
- the LOC113318816 gene encoding F-box/kelch-repeat protein At3g23880-like isoform X1 produces MGTRKLVNRNRNRDNTRSSSSTPDFVLTWGKRKRVRAKSTSSSQPPPSRGQTEPIKSSSFVLQWGRKKRLRCRKVATATEHVTAAILSFIPDDIILDILTRLPVKSLLRFRCVCKFWYELLKTSNFAELHLNLSLKYGYDGIVYNHVGKISCVDYDSLVSSTTLASTLSNMVAHIDYPLEHRMERILGTCNGLVCYLTSQKDIIIWNPCTKDYKQIPTPPEIINTKSRGIHVLYKYGFGYDLKTEDYKVARIANIRDKYSEIAVYSLKLNLWKMYGDIPVRSPYEDLVLFEGIFHWVELPPSGSQRPRMIFSFDTGSQILNRIPLPQHFSDKFNMIHVRLLGGCLYLIGSLYMTCSEAWMMRDYGVHESWTKMFSIDNTKYTGLTHLDIRQYYRNGLILVHEAHFYTYLYNLNHDEAIKLKVVDGIPLGFQSWPFLGSLVSPNLGIDSSSRIQES; encoded by the exons ATGGGAACTCGGAAATTAGTTAACCGGAATAGAAATCGGGATAATACAAGATCATCATCATCGACTCCAGATTTTGTATTAACATGGGGAAAACGTAAACGAGTTCGAGCTAAAAGCACATCATCTTCACAGCCTCCACCATCAAGAGGACAGACTGAGCCAATaaaatcatcatcgtttgtactacaatggggaagaaaaaaaagacttcGTTGCAG AAAAGTGGCAACAGCAACAGAACATGTGACAGCTGCAATATTGAGCTTTATTCCAGATGACATCATCCTTGACATCCTAACAAGGTTACCAGTAAAATCACTCTTAAGATTCAGGTGTGTATGCAAGTTTTGGTATGAGTTACTCAAAACCTCGAATTTTGCTGAATTGCACCTTAATCTTTCTTTGAAATATGGATACGATGGTATCGTTTATAACCATGTTGGGAAGATTTCTTGTGTTGATTACGACTCATTAGTATCATCGACGACGTTGGCCTCAACGTTAAGCAATATGGTTGCTCATATTGATTACCCATTGGAGCATAGAATGGAACGTATTTTAGGTACTTGTAATGGCTTGGTTTGTTATCTTACGTCTCAGAAAGACATCATCATTTGGAATCCGTGTACTAAAGACTACAAGCAAATACCAACACCACCGGAaataatcaacacaaaatcaaGAGGTATTCATGTCTTATATAAGTACGGGTTCGGTTATGATTTAAAAACAGAAGATTATAAAGTTGCCCGAATAGCAAACATCAGGGATAAGTATAGCGAAATCGCTGTTTATTCATTAAAATTAAatttgtggaagatgtatggggaCATCCCTGTTCGATCTCCATACGAAGATTTAGTGCTTTTTGAAGGAATTTTTCACTGGGTGGAATTGCCCCCCTCGGGGTCTCAACGTCCTAGAATGATTTTCTCTTTTGATACTGGTAGCCAGATACTCAATAGAATTCCACTGCCACAGCATTTCTCAGACAAGTTTAACATGATACATGTGCGTCTTTTGGGAGGTTGTCTTTACCTAATTGGTAGTCTGTATATGACATGTAGCGAGGCATGGATGATGAGGGATTATGGTGTACACGAGTCTTGGACTAAAATGTTTTCTATAGACAATACTAAGTACACTGGACTTACCCATCTGGACATAAGGCAATATTACAGGAATGGTCTGATCTTGGTACACGAAGCTCACTTCTATACTTATTTATACAATCTCAATCATGACGAAGCTATAAAACTTAAGGTCGTGGATGGTATTCCATTAGGTTTCCAATCATGGCCATTCTTGGGGAGCTTAGTTTCTCCTAATTTGGGTATTGATTCAAGCAGTAGAATACAAGAATCTTAG
- the LOC113272089 gene encoding F-box protein CPR1-like, translating to MANNGGNYSEIAVYSLKLNLWKTYRYTAFLYLEERLVFFQGIFHWMQFLEDDDHPRMIGSFDIDSKAFKLMPLPQHISNKDDSGIYIRLLGGCLYLIESMGMSCCEVWMMSDHGIPESWTKMFSIDEILGGGYLLPQQSFKNDVIFIQAKNKSYLYDLRYKKIRKSQISFIPQHTFTWPILGTLVSPNLCTSLRDAVSHKKLNKKAKHKDVKERYVEENGEAFTFDESYHFMVYQILEYSLVFMVGELDSNSFDED from the exons ATGGCAAATAATGGGGGAAACTACAGTGAGATCGCTGTGTATTCATTAAAATTAAATCTGTGGAAGACATATCGGTACACTGCTTTTCTATATCTGGAGGAACGACTAGTGTTTTTTCAAGGAATTTTTCACTGGATGCAATTTTTAGAAGATGATGACCACCCTAGAATGATTGGCTCTTTTGATATTGATAGCAAAGCATTCAAATTAATGCCATTACCGCAACATATATCAAACAAGGACGATAGCGGCATATATATTCGTCTTTTGGGAGGCTGTTTGTACCTAATTGAAAGTATGGGCATGTCATGTTGTGAGGTATGGATGATGAGTGATCATGGTATACCCGAGTCCTGGACTAAAATGTTCAGTATCGATGAAATCCTTGGTGGTGGATATTTGCTTCCGCAGCAATCCTTCAAGAATGATGTGATATTTATACAGGCAAAGAACAAATCTTATTTGTATGATCTCAGATATAAAAAGATTCGAAAATCTCAGATCAGTTTCATTCCGCAACATACCTTCACATGGCCTATTTTGGGAACCTTGGTTTCACCTAATCTGTGTACTTCTTTGAGGGATGCAGTAAGTCACAAGAAGCTTAATAAGAAGGCAAAG CATAAAGATGTGAAAGAGCGTTACGTGGAGGAAaatggggaagcattcacatttgatgaaagttATCACTTCATGGTATACCAAATTCTAGAATATTCCCTGGTCTTTATGGTGGGTGAATTGGACTCAAATTCATTCGATGAAGATTGA
- the LOC113338457 gene encoding F-box protein CPR1-like — MSIFIPEDIIINILTRLSVKYLSRFRCVCKSWYNLIKNPHFANLQLNHSMKYGGDHGIIYYNCESYDEKICFCVDYDSSSSSLSNSVVQIDYPSEHGMVDIIGSCNGLICYRSYEKDLILWNPYTKDYKKISPPPTEADLIRGSFNFYFYCKYGFGYDSKTDDYKFARMAKCQGSSIEISVYSLKLNLWKTYRDIPFIFPFHDDLVFFEGSFHWVQFPAWDSDLPIMIASFEIGTETFKDIPLPQHFSNKFNKIYVRLLRGCLCLIGGRYKMAFSEVWMMKDYGVHESWTKMFTIPEPSGGDLVSFGCLNLKHSFRNNVTLVQVDRTRSYLYDLQHKKFRKLEINDHTVFHTWAFSGSLVSPNNLGTWIQ, encoded by the coding sequence ATGTCGATCTTTATTCCagaagatatcatcatcaacatccTAACAAGGTTATCAGTAAAATATCTTTCAAGATTCAGGTGTGTATGCAAATCTTGGTACAATCTTATCAAAAACCCTCATTTTGCTAATCTTCAACTTAATCATTCTATGAAATATGGTGGTGATCATGGTATCATATATTATAATTGTGAATCTTATGATGAAAAGATTTGTTTTTGTGTTGATTAcgactcatcatcttcatcattaagTAATTCGGTTGTTCAAATTGATTATCCATCAGAACATGGAATGGTAGATATTATAGGTTCTTGCAATGGCTTGATTTGTTATAGATCATATGAGAAAGACCTTATCCTTTGGAATCCGTATACTAAAGACTACAAGAaaatatcaccaccaccaacagaaGCGGATTTAATCCGAGGTTCATTTAACTTTTATTTCTATTGTAAATATGGGTTCGGTTACGATTCCAAAACAGATGATTATAAGTTTGCACGGATGGCGAAATGTCAAGGGAGTTCTATTGAAATCAGTGTCTACTCTTTAAAATTAAATTTATGGAAGACGTATCGGGACATACCATTTATATTCCCGTTTCATGATGATCTAGTGTTTTTTGAAGGAAGTTTTCACTGGGTGCAATTTCCCGCTTGGGATTCTGATCTTCCTATAATGATTGCGTCTTTCGAAATTGGTACTGAGACATTCAAAGACATTCCGCTACCACAACATTTTTCAAACAAGTTCAACAAGATATATGTTCGTCTTTTGAGAGGTTGTCTTTGTCTAATTGGTGGTCGGTACAAGATGGCATTTAGTGAGGTATGGATGATGAAAGATTATGGTGTACACGAGTCCTGGACAAAAATGTTCACTATCCCTGAACCAAGTGGCGGTGACCTTGTTAGCTTTGGGTGTTTGAATCTGAAGCATTCCTTCAGGAATAATGTGACTTTAGTACAGGTAGATAGGACTCGCTCTTACTTATATGATCTTCAACATAAGAAGTTTAGAAAACTTGAGATTAACGACCATACAGTGTTCCACACATGGGCTTTTTCGGGAAGTTTGGTTTCACCTAATAATTTGGGTACTTGGATACAGTAG
- the LOC113338467 gene encoding F-box/kelch-repeat protein At3g06240-like, with amino-acid sequence MSSFIPEEIMFDILTRLPAKSLSRLRCVSKSWNNLIKNPHFLKLQLNHSLKYGEHGIVYNCESCDGKICCVDYDSSSSRLSNSVVHIDYPLDHKTGNRIIDSCNGLVCYLSSQKEIMIWNPFTKDYRKLSTPPKPDLDPSYVYDFYSYSKYGFGYDSKTDDYKFARMVKCPGSSTEISVYSLKLNLWKTYRDIPFLLPFNGGLVLFQGIFHWVGDRSRNIEISRDFPRGFKLPKIIGCLDTGSETFKEIPLPQHFAELFGIFVCVLGGFLYIIGFRYVNIGSEAWMMKDYGVHESWTKMFNIRETSSNLVGAGCLNLKHYFKSGVILVQVDNGRCLL; translated from the coding sequence ATGTCGAGCTTTATTCCAGAAGAGATCATGTTTGACATTCTAACAAGATTACCAGCAAAATCTCTCTCAAGATTAAGGTGTGTATCCAAATCTTGGAACAATCTTATTAAAAACCCTCATTTTCTCAAACtgcaacttaatcattcattgaAATACGGTGAACATGGAATCGTATATAATTGTGAATCTTGTGATGGAAAGATTTGTTGTGTTGATTACGATTCATCATCTTCAAGATTGAGTAATTCGGTTGTTCATATTGATTACCCATTGGATCATAAAACGGGAAATCGCATTATAGATTCTTGTAATGGATTAGTTTGTTATCTTTCATCTCAGAAAGAAATTATGATTTGGAATCCGTTTACAAAAGATTACAGGAAATTATCAACACCACCCAAACCAGATTTGGATCCAAGTTATGTATATGACTTCTATTCCTATTCTAAGTATGGGTTCGGTTATGATTCGAAAACAGATGATTATAAGTTTGCAAGGATGGTGAAATGTCCGGGAAGTTCTACTGAAATCAGTGTCTATTCACTGAAACTAAATTTGTGGAAGACATATCGAGACATCCCTTTTCTATTGCCTTTTAATGGTGGCCTAGTGCTTTttcaaggaatttttcattggGTGGGAGACAGATCAAGAAATATTGAGATATCTCGCGACTTCCCTCGGGGGTTTAAACTCCCTAAAATCATTGGCTGTTTGGATACTGGTAGCGAGACATTCAAAGAAATTCCACTACCACAACATTTTGCAGAGTTATTTGGGATATTTGTTTGTGTTTTGGGAGGTTTCCTTTACATAATTGGTTTTCGGTATGTGAACATTGGTAGCGAGGCGTGGATGATGAAAGATTATGGTGTGCACGAGTCTTGGACAAAAATGTTCAATATCCGTGAAACAAGTAGTAACCTTGTTGGAGCTGGGTGTTTGAATCTGAAGCATTACTTCAAGAGTGGTGTGATTTTGGTACAGGTGGATAACGGTCGTTGTTTATTGTGA